From the Streptomyces pluripotens genome, one window contains:
- a CDS encoding FAD-dependent oxidoreductase gives MQQKADHQVPVLIVGGSLVGLSLSLFLGRLGVRHMLVERHSGTSIHPRGRGNNVRTMELFRVAGIEPDIKAAASLLADNHGILQTPTLAGDAGEWLFREIDPGGGLARFSPTGWCLCSQNDLEPVLLDRARALGGDLRYSHELESFTQDAEGATGSVVDRGTGERYTVRADYLVAADGPRSPVRSRLGIEQTGPGDLFANVSVTFRSQLLADAVGDRRFICCYLTDPEADGALLPVDNKEQWVFHAPWHPERGETLEEFTEERLRRHIRRAVGVPDLDVEVTGMASWRAAERVAEQYAAGRVFLAGDSAHEMSPTGAFGSNTGIQDAHNLAWKLAAVLGGWAGPGLLETYGTERRPVALATSARASARSVEHSHPGFAPAPGVGVGGKRGGILNIVLGYRYPQGAVAGGDPSQPVVPERVHLSGEPGTRAPHLWLRRTGERLSTLDLYERSLVLLSDADTAAGAAWQAAARRIADTDGLPLRAYRIGTGPEAELTYDAEDEDWAATHGTTGDGAVLVRPDGFVAWRSPGATTDPEAELRDVLAAILRTR, from the coding sequence ATGCAGCAGAAAGCCGATCACCAGGTCCCCGTCCTCATCGTGGGCGGCTCGCTGGTGGGCCTGTCCCTGTCCCTGTTCCTGGGCCGTCTCGGCGTGCGGCACATGCTCGTCGAACGGCACTCGGGAACCTCGATCCATCCCCGCGGACGCGGCAACAACGTGCGGACGATGGAGCTGTTCCGGGTGGCTGGCATCGAGCCGGACATCAAGGCGGCAGCCTCACTCCTCGCGGACAACCACGGCATCCTGCAGACACCGACCTTGGCCGGTGACGCCGGCGAATGGCTGTTCCGGGAGATCGACCCCGGGGGCGGGCTCGCCCGGTTCAGCCCCACGGGTTGGTGCCTGTGCAGCCAGAACGACCTGGAACCGGTGCTCCTGGACAGGGCCCGGGCACTCGGTGGCGACCTCAGGTACTCACACGAGTTGGAGTCCTTCACCCAGGACGCCGAGGGGGCGACGGGGTCCGTCGTCGACCGCGGCACCGGCGAGCGATACACGGTCCGCGCGGACTACCTGGTCGCCGCCGACGGCCCGCGCAGCCCCGTCCGGAGCCGGCTCGGCATCGAGCAAACCGGCCCCGGCGACCTGTTCGCCAACGTGAGTGTCACCTTCCGCTCCCAGCTGCTCGCCGACGCCGTCGGCGACCGGCGTTTCATCTGCTGTTACCTCACCGACCCCGAGGCCGACGGCGCCCTGCTCCCCGTCGACAACAAGGAACAGTGGGTCTTCCACGCGCCCTGGCACCCGGAGCGCGGAGAGACGCTGGAGGAGTTCACCGAAGAACGGCTCAGGCGCCACATCCGCCGGGCCGTCGGCGTCCCCGACCTGGACGTGGAGGTCACCGGAATGGCGTCCTGGCGGGCCGCCGAACGCGTCGCCGAGCAGTACGCGGCCGGCCGGGTCTTCCTCGCCGGCGACTCGGCGCACGAGATGTCGCCGACCGGCGCGTTCGGCTCCAACACCGGCATCCAGGACGCCCACAACCTGGCCTGGAAACTGGCCGCCGTCCTCGGCGGCTGGGCCGGACCAGGACTACTGGAGACCTACGGGACCGAACGGCGCCCCGTCGCCCTGGCCACCAGCGCCCGCGCCTCGGCCCGCTCCGTGGAACACAGCCACCCCGGCTTCGCCCCCGCCCCCGGCGTCGGAGTCGGTGGGAAGCGCGGCGGCATCCTCAACATCGTCCTCGGGTACCGCTACCCGCAGGGCGCCGTGGCGGGGGGCGACCCGTCCCAGCCGGTCGTACCCGAACGGGTGCACCTGAGCGGGGAGCCGGGCACCCGGGCACCCCACCTGTGGCTGCGCCGCACGGGCGAACGGCTCTCCACCCTCGACCTGTACGAGCGCTCACTGGTACTGCTCAGCGACGCCGACACGGCGGCGGGCGCGGCCTGGCAGGCCGCCGCCCGTCGCATCGCCGACACGGACGGCCTGCCGCTGCGGGCATACCGGATCGGTACCGGCCCCGAGGCGGAGCTGACGTACGACGCGGAGGACGAGGACTGGGCGGCAACGCACGGCACGACGGGCGACGGGGCGGTGCTAGTGCGGCCCGACGGTTTCGTCGCCTGGCGTTCCCCCGGGGCCACGACGGATCCGGAGGCAGAGCTGCGGGACGTACTGGCGGCGATTCTGCGGACCCGCTGA